TTCCATGCACCAGCAGGAACTGTATGATGAAGTGGAGCTAAGGGTAAACCGCTCATTCACAGAATAACGTGCACTATTTTCAAGCCGGATTTTTTTAGATATGCTGACCGAAGTATGGGAGCGCTTGCAATACTGAACCCGTAGCGATATACTTATTTTAAGTGTGTTATATACACTCAGATCATATTTTTATGAAAGTTCGTTTATCACTTCATTTTCCTGCATCCGTTCAAATGTCACAACCATATAACCAATCAGCCTTAATCCTAATCCTGTTACTTTTCACATTCGCGTTGATTTCCGGTTGTGATCCCACCTCCTCCGACGAACCTGAACAGGAACCAGATGATCAGAATCAGCAATATGATCCGGGTGTTCCAGATGATTATTCCGATATTTCACATATCGACAATTTCTCGAGCTGGGGGCATTACAACGTTCACGACCCATCCATGATCAAATATGATGACTACTACTATATTTTTTCTACCGATGTGTTTTTTGGCGGCGGCGGAGTTGATGAAGATGATCCGCGGAGAGACCCTAAAATTCCGATTCGTAAATCTGATGACCTGGTAGACTGGCAGCCGATTGGCCATGTATTTGACGAAATGCCGGGTGATGTCATCGATTTTATGCGGGAGATTCAGCCAGATTATCGTCCGCTTGCCGTTTGGGCACCGTTCATCAAACAGGTTGGCGATGAGTTCCGGCTCTACTACTCCGTGCCCGCCAATAATGATTTGCAAACTGCTTATCTCGGGCTGGCTACAAGTCCGCATCCCGAAGGTCCGTGGGAGAATCAAGGGCTTGTTTTGGCAACGTATGACGGGGATGAACACAACGGAATTGATCCCGCGCTGATGATCGATCGTGCAACCGGCAGGCACTGGCTTTTCCACGGCTCCTGGCAGGCTGGAATTTTTGTTGTTGAAGTGGACCCTGAAACCGGGTTCCGTCTCGATGAGCAGGATAAAGGGGAAATCGTCGCCACGCGTCCGCTCTCCAACGGAAGTGCCGCAATGGAGGGCGCTGAAGTCCTTTATCGTCCGGAAAATGACATGTATTATATGTTCGTAACCTACGACTGGCTGATGGAGCCGTATAACGTTAGGGTGGGCCGTGCTGAACAACCGCAGGGTCCCTACCTCGATATGTTTGGGAAAAACCTGGCGGATCACACCAACAACTACCCGAAAATTACGGCTCAATACCGGTTTTCCGGTCACTACGGCTGGAAAGGAGTTGGCCACACCGGCCTGCTGAACGACGATGGCGACTATTATCTTGCGAGTAACGGAAGGCTTGGCGGACCGTCTCCAAATGAACACCTGATGCTGCTGCACCTGCGCCGAATATTCTGGACAGATGATGGCTGGCCAATTCTCTCACCACAGCGATACGCCGGTGTGCCGCAGATCGACCTTCAGAGTGAAGATGTGCACGGCCGGTGGGAATACATTTCATTGAATGAAACATTTTCAAAAAACGACCCGCTCTTTATCACCCTTTCATCTGACGGAACTGTAAATAACAATTCGAACAGCACATGGAATTTTGATGGAACTGATCTGATCCTGAATCTCGAAGGGAGGGAATCGTTTACCGCGAAAGTAATTCGTGGATGGGATTGGGAAAATGACCGGGTGACACTTCTGTTTTCCGGCTTGAGTTCGGACGGGATCGGGCAATGGGGTAAGAAATCTGACTAAATACCCTTTGTCGGATTACTGAAACTGATTCATGAAATGTTCATTGAAAGCGCCTATCTTAACCGGTCTTTCAACCCCCAAAACCATTCATGAATAAACCGGCTCTTGCGACAGTATTTTTGGTAGTGATGATCGACCTGCTCGGGTTCGGCATTGTGCTGCCGCTGCTGCCGTTTTACGCACAAGAGTTTGCCGCCTCAGCCGTGACCATCGGGCTGCTTTATAGCGTTTATTCCTTTATGCAGCTCATTTTTTCACCGATCTGGGGAAGCCTCTCCGACCGAATCGGGCGACGGCCTATCATGCTGCTGAGTACGTTCGGTGCCGTTCTTGCCTACATCATTTTTGGCCTTGCAGAAACGCTGGGCGTGCTCTTTTTCTCACGAATCATCGCCGGTGTGATGGGGGGTAATATATCAACCGCGCAGGCCTATATCGCCGATGTGACCGATAAAGAGAACCGCGCCAAGGGAATGGGGCTGATTGGTGCGGCGTTTGGTATCGGGTTTGTCGTGGGACCGGCATCCGCCACTCTGCTAATTCACTCCTCCTTTCACGATTTTATAGCCGGTATCGGGTTTGTGGAGTTTGCCGACTGGATGCGCGCCAATAAATTTGCCCTGCCCGGATTCTTTGCCGCTGCCCTATCATTCTGCAGTTTTCTGATGGTGCTTTTTAAGCTTCCCGAAACGGTGGATACGTCTAAAGAGAAACCCGCAGGTATGAGCCGGCCAAGTGTATTCACCCCGCGGTTCTGGCGTGAACTCTCCAGGCAGAAGAGCCTCACCTCACGCGGATTTCTGATCCCGCTGATCATCGGCTTTTTCCTGCTCTCCTTTGGCGAATCGAGCCTCTACAGCGCCTTTCCGCTTTTTGCCGAACAGGAACTAAACCTGACGGCCGAACAGGTGGGGATCCAGTTTTTCTATATCGGTATTGTAGCCGTTGTGATCCAGGGGTTTCTGATCAAACCGCTGACAAACCGCTTCAACGAAGAAAAACTCTTCCTGACCGGAAATATCCTGATGATCATCGGCCTGGCCTGTATTCCGCTCGCCGGCTCCATGACCCAGCTCGCCCTGGCGCTCTGCCTGATGGCGGTGGGCAAAAGCCTCAACACACCCACCATCACCAGCCTGATCTCCCAGGAAGCCGATGAAGAACATGTGGGCGCCGTAATGGGAACTGCCCAGGGGATGTCGGGCCTCGGACGGATGATTGGCCCTACCTGGGGCGGCGCACTCTTTGCGATCTATTTCGGTCTTCCGTTTGTCGCCACCGCAGCCATTGTTGGCGGAACCCTCTGGATCGGGTGGAGACTGCTCGGCACAGGAGACAAATAGGACGCGGAACTGTTGAGAGCTGACTTCGTCAGCGTGGAACTTTTGAATTGTCAAATTGCAGATATGAAAACTGCCTTTTGAGTAATAATCATTTTCGTAACGCTCCGAAATTAAAATTTTTACAGTTCAACATCACGTTGAGCGTAGTTAAAAGACCGCGGATCCCCCGCATAGATCCCTTTTTAAAAATCCTCGACAACTTTGCCGCGATTTATGGGTCCGTAATATAGGTTGATATCAATTTTTTCATTTAATTCGATTACTTATATCTAAAAATATCATCGGTGACACCGAATCATTTCATCTGCCATACGCAAAGAAGTCGTGGGGTTGATTAAATCCGGTAAACTCAGTAAGCGGCTTCTTCGTATTATTACCGGGTTTTAAAGATCACAATTTACCTGTTTGAAAATTTGAGTACATTTCACCCAGTCAACATACCCTAAACCACTGCGTGACGGTGCTTTTTAACTGAACGCAGCCAAAAAACTTTTAAAAAACTGATTATGAATAAAACTCTATTCGGCTTTGGCGTACTTCTTATAGTATTAGCAGTGGGCATGACAGGTTATTCCGAACAACAATCTTCAGCTGAGATCATCTATATCGGAACGTTCTCCGGCCAGGGCAGTGAAGGTCTATATGTGTATGAGTTCGACAGAAGCACAGAAAAAATGATGGAAATTCAAATCGTCAGTGACCGGGAAGGCCCAAATTTCCAGGCAATCCATCCAGATGAAAACTACCTCTATTCTGTCAGCGGTCAACCTTTTTCCGAAGATACAGATTATGGAACTGTATCCGCTTATGAGATTGATGAACATTCTGGTAAACTCACTCTGATAAATGAGCAATCTGTTGAAGGCAGGGGCACCGCTCATGTAAGTGTAGATCCAAAAGGAAGGTTTGTATATGTATCAAATTATGGTGAAGGAAATTTAAGCGTCTTTTTGATTAATGATGATGGCAGTCTCACAGAAGCTGTTGATGTCGTGCATCATGAAGGAAGCAGTGTAAATGAGCAACGGCAGAACAGGCCGCATGTTCATTCAGTCATTCCCTCAGCTGACGGCCGGTTTATCTATGTTCCAGATTTAGGAATCGATAAAATCATGATTTATGAAGTAAATGAAACCACAGGAATTCTAACACCTGCCGAAACACCTTATGCTGAAAGCACTCCCGGATCGGGGCCGAGGCATTTCACGATTCATCCAAATAACGAATTTGCATATTCAGCCGAAGAACTAAGCTCAACTGTGGCTGTTTATACCATTGACCCGTCTTCCGGGGCATTAAATGAAATACAGCGTGTGAGTATGCTGCCTGAGGGTTTTGACGAATCCAGTTCGGCAGCTGACATTCATATTTCGCCCGATGGACGATTTCTTTATGCATCCAATCGCGGGCACGACAGCCTGGTCATCTTCGAGATCGATTCCTCAGACGGAGAACTTTCCTTGGTCGGCCATGAGTCAACCAGAGGCGGGCATCCCCGAAATTTTATGATGGATCAGCATGGTGAGTTTGTTTTTGTAGCAAACAGGGATAACAATAATGTAGTTGTATTCGCAAGAGACAAAGAAACAGGTAAACTAAATTATACGGGTGAAGAAGCCTCTGTTCCCAGGGCTGTCTGTGTGACTCAGTTTTTTTTACGTTGAATTGGGAGATCGCAGATCGGAGTCCGCGATGACTTTACAGGTATTGATACACTCTCACTTTTCACTTCTCACTTTTGCCTGTTAAGCAATTCCCGATCTCTCTTCGGCATTCCTGCCACTACCAGGTTGTACGAATCAGTGATCCATTCTTTGATCAGCTCATCCGGCAGATTATCCTGCATACTCACTGTATTCCAGTGTTTCTTGCTCATATGATAGCCCGGAACCACCAGTCCGGGATACATCTCCCGAAGCTCTATCGCTTTCACCGGATCACACTTCAGGTTGATGCTCTCAAACTCTTCGATATCACAAATCGAAAAAATCTTGCCCATCACTTTAAAGCAGAGGGTATTTTCATCAAACGGCAGATCTTCCGCTGCGCCGGAGAATGAAAGGCAAAAGTTGCGATACTCTTCAATATTCATCTCAAATATGATATTTAGATTTTAACTTCTGACAATAATTAAGCAAAAAAAATGCTTCCCATGATTATACAATTCCTTCTTTATATTAATCACTTGAGATTCAGAAATTTCTACACATAAATCAAGCAGATCCAAAACATGAAAAAACGGCTGAAAGAGATTGTTGAGCAAGATGAAAGTTCTGCAGGCAGAATCTTCAATCTGTTTATCATCGCTTTAATTCTCCTTTCTGTTCTCAGCATCTCCATAAAAACACTGCCCGACCTTGATGAATCGATCGTCCGCTTTCTCGAAATTTTTGAGCTTGTGGTAGTGATCATCTTTACGGTTGAATATGTTCTACGCATATATGTTGCCGACAAAAAACTGGGCTACATCTTCAGTTTTTATGGGGTGATCGACCTGATCGCTATTCTTCCATTTTATATCGCCACTGGCATCGACCTAAGGTCGCTGCGAATTTTCCGCGTATTACGCCTGCTTCCAATTCTCAAACTTGTACGGTACAGCGAGGCTGCTTCACTCCTGATGCGGGTTTTTAAATCCATCAGACGAGAACTGATCGTTTTCCTGTTTGTAACAATTTGCATGCTGTATGTTGCAGCAATCGGCATTTACTATTTTGAAAATCCCGCACAGCCCGAAGAGTTCAGTTCTGTTTTTCACAGCCTATGGTGGTCTGTTTCTACTTTTACACTACTTGGTTATGGTGATGTTTATCCTGTTACCTTAGGCGGGCGTATTTTTACTTTTTTTGTATTGATAACAGGCATTGCTATGATCGCTTTGCCGACGGGATTGGTTGCTGCAGCACTAAGAAAAGAGATCGATCTTGAACCAGAGGAATAAAAACATTTGTACTTCAAATAAAAACACCCTACTCAATTGAAGCAAAACAATATCTTTAGTATTGTTAAGTCTTTGATAAAAACATTTTATTGATTCTGCATTCATCCTTTACCGGGTACATTATAACCATAACCAAAATCACTGCATATGAATTGTGATCGTAAAACCTTCCTGAAAATGTCTGGCATGATGGCTTCCGGGCTTGCCGTTGGAACTCTGCCATTCTTAAAATCATGCGCCCCTGCCGAACAACAGGCCGACACTGCATTTGGCCTGCAACTCTATACTCTGCGGGATGTCATCACTGACGACCCTGAAGCCACGCTGCGACAGGTTGCCGAATATGGCTACACCGAAATTGAAAGTTACGAAGGCCCGATGGGTATGTGGTGGAATATGGGAAATAACGGCTTTAAAGATTTGATGGATGAGCTGGGAATGACCGCCATTTCAACCCATGCAAATGTGTTTGAAGATTTTGAACGCAAGGCAAATGAAGCAGCCGAAATCGGCCTGAAATTTATTGTATCTCCATGGATTGGTCCACAGGACTCCCTGGACGATTATCGCGAAATTGCGGATCAGTTTAATGAGATGGGTGAGATTGCAAACAGCGCCGGCATACGTTTCGCCTACCATAATCACGCCTACACATTTGAAGAGCAGGATGGCCAGATGCCGCAGGATGTTTTGATGGAAAATACCGATCCCGACCTGGTAGAGTACCAGATGGACATCTACTGGGTTGCTCTTGCCGGTGAAGATCCCGCTGCGTGGATTGAAAAGTATCCCGGAAGATTTACAACCTGCCACGTGAAAGACCTGAGTAACGGTGCCAATCCGGAATCAACGATTCTCGGGACCGGTTCTATTGATTACCAGGAGCTTTTGCCCTTTTCAGCCGAGCACGGAATGGAAAATTTCATTGTAGAGCAGGAAGCATACACAGGTACCACGCCGATGGATGCCATTCGCGAAAATGCCGAATATATGCGCGGTATTGACATTTAACTCAAATATCTGCCAATCCTGAAACCGGAGTGGCTCAGTTTATATTTTATTTCACTGAGCCTTCCGGTTTTTTTATCAAAAAAAGATTCACATTCCGTTAACCGGCCGGATCAGCCATCGGTTTTTGGTTCCTTCTGTACTTTTTCTTCAGAGTCTCTCTTCAACTTCTCCCGATATCGCTTCAGCCTGAAACTTGCCCAAATCCCCACGATCAGAATAAAAGCGAGCCCCCAAAAAAGACTCCAGAAAAGCGACAAGTTCAGTGCGAAATAATTGAGCGCAAAAATAATCACAAAAGCTACCACCGCCTGGATGGTGAATATTAACTTTAACTGTGTGTTCATCAACTGTGAAAACCGGTTTAGCATTCTGGTTTATGCCCGCTTGTAGCGAACGGGCTTATTAAGTCTTACCTTCAAAAAATATGAAAAACTCAGCAAAATATATTGCAGATCGCATTCGGCTGATGATTGCCACCAAGCAGTTCCAGGTCGGAGAGATGCTGCCCTCCACGCGGGAACTCGGCAGGCAGCTTGAAGTCAGCTTTCACACAGTGCGGAAAGCGTACGGCCATCTTGAAAATGAGGGATTGATAACCGGCGAGCAGGGGCGCGGATTTATCATCAACCGGCAGAATACATCCTTAGATAAATCACAACGTCTGGAAATCGGAGCAGAAAAACTAAAGGAAGTTCTTGAGGAACTGGTCGGATACGGACTGGATGAATCTGAAATTGAAATGCTTGTTGCCGAACAGGTTAGCTACATGGAGTGGCCCGACAGAATTCAGAGCTGCGCCACGATCGGCGAAACCCGAGAGCTGGCAACCATTTTAGCCAAATCTATCCGCGAACAGGTTGGCGTAAAAAGCGACACGCTCAGCCTGGCCGACTACGACAAAGCGCTCACTTATGATGCGCTCTTCATCCCTATTCAGCTTGTGAGTGAATTTCACGGTGCATCCGACTCCACCCGGATTATGCCGGTGGTCTACCATTATGATGCCGATGTTCTCATCTCCATTGTTACCCGCGCATCGCTGGACGCCATTGGTCTTGTGACAGCTGAAGAAAATTCGATTCAGAAAATCATCAAACAGTTAAAATCTTCCATCAACTTTAGCGGATCATTCGTTGCGGGCGCTACATACGGAAAATCGCTGCCCCTCTTTGTGAGAAACACCGATCTTGTGGTTTACACTCCTGCGTGTGCCCGGCTCGTAGAACAAAAAGTGCCGGAAAAAAAGCGTCTTAA
The window above is part of the Rhodohalobacter sp. SW132 genome. Proteins encoded here:
- a CDS encoding arabinan endo-1,5-alpha-L-arabinosidase encodes the protein MKVRLSLHFPASVQMSQPYNQSALILILLLFTFALISGCDPTSSDEPEQEPDDQNQQYDPGVPDDYSDISHIDNFSSWGHYNVHDPSMIKYDDYYYIFSTDVFFGGGGVDEDDPRRDPKIPIRKSDDLVDWQPIGHVFDEMPGDVIDFMREIQPDYRPLAVWAPFIKQVGDEFRLYYSVPANNDLQTAYLGLATSPHPEGPWENQGLVLATYDGDEHNGIDPALMIDRATGRHWLFHGSWQAGIFVVEVDPETGFRLDEQDKGEIVATRPLSNGSAAMEGAEVLYRPENDMYYMFVTYDWLMEPYNVRVGRAEQPQGPYLDMFGKNLADHTNNYPKITAQYRFSGHYGWKGVGHTGLLNDDGDYYLASNGRLGGPSPNEHLMLLHLRRIFWTDDGWPILSPQRYAGVPQIDLQSEDVHGRWEYISLNETFSKNDPLFITLSSDGTVNNNSNSTWNFDGTDLILNLEGRESFTAKVIRGWDWENDRVTLLFSGLSSDGIGQWGKKSD
- a CDS encoding MFS transporter, whose protein sequence is MNKPALATVFLVVMIDLLGFGIVLPLLPFYAQEFAASAVTIGLLYSVYSFMQLIFSPIWGSLSDRIGRRPIMLLSTFGAVLAYIIFGLAETLGVLFFSRIIAGVMGGNISTAQAYIADVTDKENRAKGMGLIGAAFGIGFVVGPASATLLIHSSFHDFIAGIGFVEFADWMRANKFALPGFFAAALSFCSFLMVLFKLPETVDTSKEKPAGMSRPSVFTPRFWRELSRQKSLTSRGFLIPLIIGFFLLSFGESSLYSAFPLFAEQELNLTAEQVGIQFFYIGIVAVVIQGFLIKPLTNRFNEEKLFLTGNILMIIGLACIPLAGSMTQLALALCLMAVGKSLNTPTITSLISQEADEEHVGAVMGTAQGMSGLGRMIGPTWGGALFAIYFGLPFVATAAIVGGTLWIGWRLLGTGDK
- a CDS encoding lactonase family protein, translating into MNKTLFGFGVLLIVLAVGMTGYSEQQSSAEIIYIGTFSGQGSEGLYVYEFDRSTEKMMEIQIVSDREGPNFQAIHPDENYLYSVSGQPFSEDTDYGTVSAYEIDEHSGKLTLINEQSVEGRGTAHVSVDPKGRFVYVSNYGEGNLSVFLINDDGSLTEAVDVVHHEGSSVNEQRQNRPHVHSVIPSADGRFIYVPDLGIDKIMIYEVNETTGILTPAETPYAESTPGSGPRHFTIHPNNEFAYSAEELSSTVAVYTIDPSSGALNEIQRVSMLPEGFDESSSAADIHISPDGRFLYASNRGHDSLVIFEIDSSDGELSLVGHESTRGGHPRNFMMDQHGEFVFVANRDNNNVVVFARDKETGKLNYTGEEASVPRAVCVTQFFLR
- a CDS encoding ion transporter; amino-acid sequence: MKKRLKEIVEQDESSAGRIFNLFIIALILLSVLSISIKTLPDLDESIVRFLEIFELVVVIIFTVEYVLRIYVADKKLGYIFSFYGVIDLIAILPFYIATGIDLRSLRIFRVLRLLPILKLVRYSEAASLLMRVFKSIRRELIVFLFVTICMLYVAAIGIYYFENPAQPEEFSSVFHSLWWSVSTFTLLGYGDVYPVTLGGRIFTFFVLITGIAMIALPTGLVAAALRKEIDLEPEE
- a CDS encoding MmcQ/YjbR family DNA-binding protein, with the protein product MNIEEYRNFCLSFSGAAEDLPFDENTLCFKVMGKIFSICDIEEFESINLKCDPVKAIELREMYPGLVVPGYHMSKKHWNTVSMQDNLPDELIKEWITDSYNLVVAGMPKRDRELLNRQK
- a CDS encoding sugar phosphate isomerase/epimerase, with product MNCDRKTFLKMSGMMASGLAVGTLPFLKSCAPAEQQADTAFGLQLYTLRDVITDDPEATLRQVAEYGYTEIESYEGPMGMWWNMGNNGFKDLMDELGMTAISTHANVFEDFERKANEAAEIGLKFIVSPWIGPQDSLDDYREIADQFNEMGEIANSAGIRFAYHNHAYTFEEQDGQMPQDVLMENTDPDLVEYQMDIYWVALAGEDPAAWIEKYPGRFTTCHVKDLSNGANPESTILGTGSIDYQELLPFSAEHGMENFIVEQEAYTGTTPMDAIRENAEYMRGIDI
- a CDS encoding GntR family transcriptional regulator, which codes for MKNSAKYIADRIRLMIATKQFQVGEMLPSTRELGRQLEVSFHTVRKAYGHLENEGLITGEQGRGFIINRQNTSLDKSQRLEIGAEKLKEVLEELVGYGLDESEIEMLVAEQVSYMEWPDRIQSCATIGETRELATILAKSIREQVGVKSDTLSLADYDKALTYDALFIPIQLVSEFHGASDSTRIMPVVYHYDADVLISIVTRASLDAIGLVTAEENSIQKIIKQLKSSINFSGSFVAGATYGKSLPLFVRNTDLVVYTPACARLVEQKVPEKKRLKLNYILSDKSADMIRAELWDQ